The bacterium genomic sequence CTTCGTCTTCCCTAAACTCGCCAGCACCCCCGTGATCGCCGCCGTCAGCGTCGTCTTCCCGTGATCCACGTGCCCGATCGTCCCCACGTTTACGTGCGGCTTCGTCCGCTCAAATTTCGCCTTCGCCATCGCCGGCCTCCCCCGATATTCTCAACGCTCCCTGTGCGCTTACCCGACGCCTGCGCGCGCGACCAGGGTCTCCGCGATGTTGTTCGGAACTTCCTCGTAATGCGAGAACTCCATCGTGTACGTCGCCCGCCCCTGTGTGTTCGACCGCAGCGCGGTCGCGTAGCCAAACATCTCCGAGAGCGGCACCTCGGCGCCGATGATCCGAAGCGCCCCGCGCTGCTCCATCGCCGAGATGCGGCCCCGGCGCGCATTGAGGTCGCCGATCACGTCGCCCATGTACTGGTCGGGCGTCACGACCTCCACCTTCATCATCGGCTCGAGCAGGACGGGCCGGCCCCTTTCCGCCGCGGCCTTGAACGCTATCGAGCCGGCGATCTTGAACGCCATCTCGGACGAATCGACTTCGTGGAACGACCCGTCCGTCAGCGTCGCCCGCACGTCCACGATCGGATAGCCGGCGAGGACGCC encodes the following:
- a CDS encoding GTP-binding protein, whose protein sequence is MAKAKFERTKPHVNVGTIGHVDHGKTTLTAAITGVLASLGKTK